GTGCCCCGACGCCAACAGGTCCCGCACATCCGAGCCGGACGCCGCCGGCACCCCGGTCTCGGCCAGCCGTCGCGCCACGGCGCCACCGCTCGCGACGGCGGCGAGACAGCCGTAGGACCCGCAGCGGCACAGCGCCTGCGCGCCCGCCGGGACGCGGATGTGGCCGATGTCGCCGGCGCCGCCGTCGATCCCCCGGAAGATGGAACCGCCGACGACCACTCCCGCGCCGATACCCGTCGAGACCTTGACCAGGACGAAGGCCGCGCAGTCGGGGTGGCCGGTGCGCTGTTCGCCGTAGGCCATGAGGTTGGCGTCGTTGTCGACCAGGACCGGGACCCGGGGGGCGCCGGTGTGTTCGGTGAAGGCGCGGGCCAGGCGCCCTCTTATGTCGTAACCGTCCCAGCCGGGCATCATCGGCGGCTGGACGACGCGGCCGGTGCCGGTGTCGACCGGGCCGGGGACCGCGAGGCCGATGCCGCACACCTCCGACGCCCGGTGTCCGGCCTTCTCCAGCAACTCGGCGAACCAGCGGCCGAGTTCACCCAGTACGGCGTCCGGGCCGTCCTCGATGACCAGCGTGCCGCCGTGCTCCGCGAGGATCTCGCCGGTGAGCGAGAGGACGCACGCGCGCGCGTGGCGGGTGTCCAGGTCCGCCGCGAGGACTACGGCGTGGGCGTCGTCGAATTCCAGGGTGATCGACGGACGCCCGCCCAGCGGGGAGTCCACCGGGCCGCCCGCGCCCTCGCGCAGCCAGCCCGCGCGGAAGAGCCGGTCCAGGCGCTGGCCGACGGTCGCGCGTGAGAGTCCGGTCACCTGTTGGAGGGCGCCGCGGGTCGTGGCGCGCCCGGTGCGTACCAGTTCGAGCAGATCGCCGGCGCTCGCTTGACCTCGTCCAGTCATGCGCACCCCCTTGTGTTTCTCAACCCTGCATTACATATTGAGTTTTGCGTGTTAAATAGACGTAACCCTACGGTAGCCATGACCGAACCGGTCGGCACGATGTGTTTCGTGGAGTCCCGAGTGGATCGCACTGCCCAGCTCACAGCCCTCCCCGTGGAACGCACCTTCGTATACGATCCGCCACCCTTGTCAGGTTCGCTGCACCTCAGGGCGGCTGCCGTACTGGAAGGGAACTGGACGGGTACCTCAACCGTCCCCTCCCGCGGTCTGTATCCGCACCAGTGGTCCTGGGACTCCGCGTTCATCGCGATCGGTCTACGGCACCTCTCGCCGCTGCGGGCGCAGACGGAGCTGGAGACGCTGCTCGCCGCCCAGTGGGGCGACGGACGTATCCCGCACATCGTCTTCAACCCCTCCGTACCGCTCGACGCGTACTTCCCGAGCCCCGACTTCTGGCGCTCCTCGACCGCGGGACGCGCAGTGGGCGCCCCGCGCACCGTACAGACCTCGGGCATCGTGCAGCCACCGGTCCACGCGCTGGCAGCGTGGCTGGTCCACTGCGCCGACCCGGGCCTCTCCCGCGCGCGTGGTTTCCTCGCCGGTGTCTACCCCCGGCTGGCCGCCTGGCACCGCTATCTGCTGCACCGGCGGGACCTGGGCGGGGGCGGACTCGCGTCCGTCGTACACCCCTGGGAACAGGGTATGGACAACAGCCCTTGCTGGGACGCCCCGTTGGGCCGGATCACGCCGGCCCCGGCCCGCTCCTTCCGCCGCGCCGACCTCGACCACGGAGCGGCCGAGGACCGGCCGACGGACCTGGACTACGGCCGTTACGTGCGCCTCGCGACGGACTACCGGGACGGCGAATACGCCGACGGGGCAAGCGAGTTCGCGGTGGAGGACCCGTCCTTCAACGCGCTGCTCATCGCCTCCGAGCACGCACTGGCCCGTATCGCACGGGAGTTGGGCGCGACGGGCACGGCCCGGCACGCGCGCGCGGAGCGCCTCACCGGGGTGCTGATCGACCGGCTGTGGGACCCGGCGGAGGGCATGTTCTTCTGCCGCGACGTGCGCGGTGAAGAGCTCATCCCCGAGCGCAGCGTCTCCGGCCTGATCCCGCTCCTCCTCCCCGACCTGCCCCGGGACATCACCACGGCCCTCGTCCGTACGGCGTCCGGTCCGCACTTCGGGCTCGGGGACACCACTCAACTCCCGCCCAGCTACGACCTGTTGGGCGAGGCGTTCGATCCGCACCGGTACTGGCGCGGGCCGGCCTGGTTCAACACGAGCTGGCTGCTGGAGCGCGGGCTGCGGCTGCACGGCGAGCGGACACGGGCGGAGGCGCTGCGCACGGCGGTGCTGGAGACCGCCGCCGCCACCGACTTCGCCGAGTACGTCGACCCGTACGACGGTGAGGCGTGCGGCGCGACCGGCTTCAGCTGGACCGCCGCGCTGACCCTCGATCTGCTTCACGAGCCCCCCGGGCACGGCGTGTCCGCCGCGGGTCTCGGCACGTTCGACATGAGTGACACACGTGACTGACGCCGACGTCAGTGACACAGAAGTCAAGGTCGCCAAGAGAGTCAAGGGAGGGGACCGGGGATGACGGACCGGCATCATCTGCTCGTGCACGGCGGGACGTTCGCAGCCGTGGGCGACGGCGGGGACATCAGCGGCGTACGGGGCGGCAGTTCCCCGGACGGGTTATTCGTACGGGACGCCCGGCATCTGAGCCGCTGGCAGTTGACGGTCGACGGCGCGGTGCCGGAGGCGCTGACGCCGGTGGCCGACGGGGACATGGCGCGCTGTGTCCTCGTCCCGCGCGGTGGCCGCCAGGAGCCGCCCGCACACACGCTCTTCCGTGAACAGGCCGTGGGCGACGGCGCGTTCGTCGAGTCGCTGAAGGTGACGAGCAACCGTCCGGTGCCGACGACGGTCCGGCTCGCGGTCACCGCCGACGCGGACTTCACGGACCAGTTCGAACTCCGCTCCGACTACCGCACCTACGCGAAGACCGGCGCGACCCGCTCCCGCCAAGTCCTGGAGGACGGCGTGGAGTTCGCCTACCAGCGCGGCGAATGGCGGTCCTGTACGACGGTCACGGCCGAGCCCGCTCCCGACGGCGTCGAGGAGACCGGCACCGGCGCCCGCCGCATGGTGTGGACCCTGGACCTCGAACCGCACGGCACCGCCGAGTTGGCGCTCCGCGTGATGGCCCGCCCGCACGGCGACAAGCGCGCCCTGCGGGTACCGCGCTCCCCGTCCGCCCTGAACGACCAACTCATCGCGCTGGAGGGCGAGTACGTCCAGGGCGTCTCCTTCCCCACCGGCTGGCCGGAGTTGGCGGCGGCCTGCGCCCGGGGCCTGTCGGACCTGGCCTCGCTCCAGGTACCGGCGACGGGCCCGGACGGCGAGGAGCTGCGCGTGCCGGCGGCCGGGGCACCGTGGTTCCTGACCCTGCTGGGCAGGGACGCGCTCTTGACGTCATTGTTCGCTCTCCCGTACCGCCCCCAACTCGCCGCCGCCACACTGCCGGCGCTGGCCGCGACGCAGGCGACGGCGGTGGGCCCCGAGTCGGTCTCCCAGCCCGGCAAGATCGTGCACGAGGTGCGGCACGGCGAGTTGGCGCACTTCGGGCAGGTGCCGTACGGGCGTTACTACGGCTCGGTGGACGCGACGCCGCTGTTCCTGGTGCTGCTCGGCGCGTACGTGGAGCAGACCGGCGACACGGCCCTGGCCCGCCGCCTGGAGCCCAACGCCCGTGCCGCGATCGGCTGGATGCTGGACCACGGCGGCCTCACGTCACGCGGTTACCTGGTCTACCGAGCCGACCAGGGCGGCCTCGCCAACCAGAACTGGAAGGACTCCCCCGGCGCGATCTGCGGCGCCGACGGCACGCGGGCGAGCGGTCCGGTGATGGCGGCGGGGGCGCAGGGGTACGCGTACGACGCGCTGCGCCGCACGGCGTGGGTGGCGCGGACGGTGTGGGAGGACGAGACGTACGCGGCCCTCCTGGAACAGGCCGCGTCGGACCTCCGGGACCGTTTCCAGCGGGACTTCTGGATGCGGGACCACTCGTTCCCGGCGCTGGCGCTGGACGGCGAGGGAAGGCAGGTCGACGCGCTGGCGTCGGATGCCGGGCATCTGCTCTGGTCCGGCCTGCTGGACAAGGAGTACGGCGAGCTGGTGGGCCGCAGGCTCCTGGCGCCGGACTTCTTCTCGGGCTGGGGAGTCCGCACGCTGGCGTCGGGCCAAGCGGCGTACCACCCGCTCTCCTACCACCGGGGTTCGGTCTGGCCGCACGACAACGCGCTGATCACACTCGGGCTTGCCCGCTACGGCCTGCACGACGAGGCCCGCACGGTCGCGCACGCGCTGGTCGACGCGGCGACGGCGACCGGCCACCGCCTCCCGGAGGTCCTCGCGGGCTACGGCCGCGACACCCACCCGGAGCCGGTTCCGTACCCGCACGCGTGCGTTCGGGAGTCCCGTTCGGCGGCGGCTCCGTTGGCGCTGCTCACGGCGGTCGGGGGCGCGTGACACAACGGTGATAAGGCGTTTGCCGGGTGTTTGCCCAGTTCCGTGAACAGGGGCCCGAGGCAACTCGTACGGAAGAGCGGCGGTCCTGCCTCCCCAGTCGGACCGCCCCTCCACTCCGATCACGGGCCTCGCACGGAAGGACCTTCGGGTTGCCTCAGCACACGAGCACACGCCAGACACCGAATACGGCCGGGGCAGCCGATGGCGAGGTACTGCCGCCGGACACGAACGACGAACCGACACCGAAGCCGACGCCGGGCGACGCGATAGCAACGCCGGAGGCCTCCGGCACCTCGTCCAAGTCCGAGGCGGGCGCGGGGAGTTCCGCGGTTGGCAAGGATGAGGCCGACACTTCCGAAGTCACCGCGAGCGAGGCCAAGGCCGGAACCTCCGCAGCTGCCGTCGCCGAGACCGGCCTGTCGGCGGGCCCCGACGGCAAGACCAAGGCCAGCACCCCCGCAGCCGCCGAGACGAAGGCCGAGCGCCTCGCGAGCGTCAAGAGCAAGGCCAGGCCTTCTGCTGGCGCCGCGACCAAGGCCGGCACCCTGGCGGGCTCCAAGACGAAGGCAGGTTCGCCCACAAGCGCCAAGCCCGAAGCCGGCGCTGCTGCCACGGCCCAGGCCGAGGCCGGTTCCCCTGTCCTTGCCGGGACCGAGGCCGGTTCCCCTGCGGGCGCCAAGCCCGAAGCCGACGCTGCCACTGCCCAAGCCGAGGCCGGTTCCTCTGTCCTTGCCGGGACCAAGGCCGGTTCCTCTGCGGGCGCCGAGACCGAAGCCGGCGCTTCTACCGCCGTGAAGACCGAGGCCGGTTCACTTCATGACGCCGCGACCAAGGCCGGCACCCCCGCAAGCGCCGCCCCCGAAGCCGGCGCTTCTCCCGCTGCCGAGACCGGGCAAGCCGAGGCCTCCACGCCCGAACGGGACGTAGAAGCGCCGTCCGGGACTACGGCGGAAGCCGCGCCCGAAACCGTGTCCGCCGGGACCCCCGACACCGCCTCCGGCGCCGTGAAGTCCCGGACGGCCGAGGACACCGGCGCCACCGCCCCCGAAGCCGTCGACTCCGAAGCCGTCGAGAAGGCCACCGCGACCGGCCCGTCCGCCGAAGTCGAAGCCGAACCCGACGCCTCAGCCACCGACACGGACCCGCACGCGGACACCTCAGCCGAAGCCGGCGCAGCCACCGGTGCCGACCCCGAAGCCGCCGTAGACACCGCCTCCGGCGCTACCGAGCCCACCACCCCCCGCCCCAAACGCCCAGGCCTACGCACCTGGAGCAGTCGCCTAGGCATCCGGCGCCGTATGCAAGCCTGGCGCGAGAGGCACCCCGTCGCCGCGCTCACCCTCTCCTGGGTCGTCACGTTCCTCGCCGCCGTGCTGGTCTACATCTGCCTCGAAATGCCCAACACCCTGGGCCAGTTGAGGCTCATGGAGTTCGCGCGGCTGCCCGCCGAGGCGATCATGGCGGCGGTGATCCTGCTGAGTCTGCCGCGGCGGGCCCGGATCATCGTGGCCGCGGGGTTCGGCGCGCTCGTCGGGGCCATCGCCGTGCTGAACATGTTCGACATGGGGTTCAACGAATACCTGGGCCGGCACTTCAACATCATCCTGGACTGGAGCCTGTTCGGGGACGCCCGCGGGTATCTGAAGGACACCTTCGGCGGGACGGCCACCCAGGTCATCACGGTCGCCCTCATCGCCCTCATCGTCGCGCTGATCGTCCTCGTCGCACTGGCGATGGTCCGCCTCAGCAACGTCCTGGTCGCCTACAAGGCCATCGCCACCAAGGGCACCCTGATCGCCGGCACGGTGTGGATCACCCTCACCGCCTTCGCGCTGGAGTTCCACGGCATCCCGCTCGCCGCCGACCACACCGCCGGCGTCATCAAGTACCAGGTGCGCGCGATGCAGGAAACCCTGCGCGACGAGGCCGAGTTCAAGAAGGTCGCGAAGGTCGACGCGTTCGGCAACACCCCCGGCAGCCAGCTCGTCCCGGGCCTCCGCGGCAAGGACATGATCTTCACCTTCATCGAGAGCTACGGCCGTAGCGCGATCGAGGACCCGATCATGGCGCCCGGCGTCGACTCGACGCTCGCCGCCGACACCAAGGCCCTCTCGAAGGCGGGCTTCGCCGCGAAGAGCGGCTGGCTGACTTCGGCGACCTACGGCGGCAGCAGCTGGCTCGGCCACTCCACCACCATGTCGGGCCTGTGGGTCAGCAACCAGCAGCGCTACCGCACGGTGATGGCCAGCGACCACCTGAGCCTGACCGACGCCTTCAAGAAGACCGGCGACTACGACACCGTCGGCGTGATGCCGGGCATCCAGAAGGGCTGGCCGGAGCAGAGCTTCTACGGCCTCGACAAGGTCTACAACGCCTTCCAACTCGGCTACAAGGGACCGAAGTTCAGCTGGTCGACGATGCCGGACCAGTACGCGCTGGAGCAGTTCCAGAAGCAGGTGCACAGCAAGCCGCGCGCCGACGGCAAGTCGCTGATGTCGATGATCATCCTGACCTCCAGCCACCAGCCCTGGGCGCCGATCCCGAAGCTCGTCCCGTGGGACCAGCTGGGCAACGGTTCGGTCTTCGACGCGATCCAGAAGGCCGGCAACAAGGCGTCCAGCGTCATCGCCGACACCACCAAGTCCCGCCAGGAGTACGGCAAGTCGATCCAGTACTCGGTGAACTCCCTCACCCAGTGGCTGGAGCGCTACGGCAACGACAACACCGTGCTCGTCTTCCTCGGCGACCACCAGCCGATCGCCCGGGTCAGCGGCAACCACGCCAGCCGTGACGTCCCGATCTCGATCGTCGCCAAGGACCCCAAGGTCCTTGAGAAGATCGACAGTTGGAACTGGACCGACGGCCTGCGCCCCGCCCACAAGGCCCCGGTCTGGAAGATGAGCGACTTCCGCGACAAGTTCCTGACGGCGTACGGCTCGACGCCCCACCCGAAGAAGAACTGAGCGAACCAGGTACCGGGCGAAGGGCGTTCAGCCCCCGGACGTGTCCAGTTCCGCGTCCTCGCTGATCCCCGCGCAGTCGTACGGGTCCTTCAGCCAACCGTCCGGCAACACCACCCTGTTGTTGCCGGACGTACGGCCGCGGGGCCCGTCCGCGCCGACCGGCCAGGGCTGGTCGAGGTCCAACTCGTCGAGCCCGGACCGGAGTTCCTCCAGCGACGAGGTGATCGCGAGCCGCTTGCGCATCTCGCTGCCGACCGCGAAGCCCTTCAGGTACCAGGCGACGTGCTTGCGGAAGTCGATGACTCCCCGCGCCTCGTCCCCGATCCACTCCCCGAGCAGCGTCGCGTGCCGCACCATGACGTCGGCGACCTCACGCAACGACGGCTCCAGACTGCATCCATCAGCGCCTCCGGCGCGGGCCTGTTGACGCCCCTCGAACGCGGCCACGAGGTCGGCGAACAGCCACGGCCGCCCGAGGCATCCGCGCCCGACCACGACCCCGTCGCACCCGGTCTCCCGCACCATCCGCAGCGCGTCCTGCGCCGACCAGATGTCGCCGTTGCCGAGCACGGGGATCTCCGGGACGTGCTCCTTCAGCCGCGCGATCGCGTCCCAGTCCGCCGTACCGCCGTAGTGCTGCGCGGCCGTGCGGCCGTGCAGCGCGATGGACGTGACGCCCTCCTCGACGGCGATGCGGCCGGCGTCGAGGAACGTGATGTGGTCGTCGTCGATGCCCTTGCGCATCTTCATCGTGACGGGCAGGTCACCGGCCCCGCTGACGGCCTCCTTCAGGATCGCCCGCAGCAGGTTCCGCTTGTACGGCAGCGCGGAGCCGCCGCCCTTGCGGGTGACCTTCGGCACCGGGCAGCCGAAGTTGAGGTCGATGTGGTCGGCGAGCCCCTCCTCCGCGATCATGCGGACGGCCTTGCCGACGGTCGCCGGGTCCACGCCGTACAGCTGGATCGAGCGAGGCTTCTCGGTCTCGTCGAAACGGATCAGCTGCATGGTCTTGTCATTGCGCTCGACCAGTGCCCGCGTCGTGATCATCTCGCTGACGAACAGGCCCTTGCCGCCGCTGAACTCCCTGCACAGGGTGCGGAAGGGCGCGTTCGTGATCCCGGCCATGGGAGCCAGGACGACGGGCGGCGAGACGGTGTGCGGGCCGACCTGCAAGGGGGGCACAGCCGGGGACGCGGACGGCGAGGCAGAGGGGGCGGCAGACAGGGACACGGGCGTGGACATTGCTCCATTGTCCCGTACGACGCCGGGTGCCCGGTTCCGAGGACCGTGTATCGGTAATTAGTTAGCCGCACTATCGAGTTTGGCGTACGATGGTGCGCATGCCCGAGCTCAGCCACCGCCGCCGACAGCTGGTGCTCGCGATCTGCTGCATGAGTCTGCTGATCGTGAGCCTGGACGTGACCATCCTGAACGTCGCGCTGCCCGCGATGCAGACCGATCTGCACGCGTCGACCTCCGGTCTGCAGTGGACGATCGACGCGTACACCCTGGTCCTGGCCTCCTTGCTGATGCTGGCGGGCTCCACCGCCGACCGGATCGGCCGCAAGCGGGTCTTCATCACCGGCCTGGTGGTCTTCAGCCTCGGCTCCCTGCTCTGCTCCCTGGCGCCGAATCTGGACGCGCTGATCTGGTTCCGCATGATCCAGGCGGTCGGCGGCTCGATGCTCAACCCGGTCGCCATGTCGATCATCACCAACACCTTCACCGAGCCGCGCGAGCGCGCCCGGGCGATCGGTGTGTGGGGCGCGGTCGTCGGCATATCGATGGCCGCGGGGCCGCTGATCGGCGGGCTGCTCGTGGACTCGGTCGGCTGGCGCTCGATCTTCTGGATCAACCTGCCAGTGGGGCTGGCCGCGCTGCTGCTCACGCTGAAGTTCATCCCCGAGTCCCGCGCGCCCAAGGCCCGCCGTGCCGACCCGGTCGGCCAGCTCCTGGTGATCGCGCTGTTCGGCTCCCTGACGTACGCGATCATCGAGGCGCCGAGCTCCGGGTTCACCTCGATCCTGCCGTTCGCGGTGCTGGCGTTGGCGGCCCTTGTCGCCCTGCTCTGGTACGAGCCTCGGCGCGATGAGCCGCTCATCGATCTGCGGTTCTTCCGGTCGGCTCCGTTCAGTGGGGCGACGGTGATCGCGATCAGCGCGTTCTCGGCGCTGGGCGGGTTCCTGTTCCTGTCCACGCTGTATCTGCAGAACGTGGTCGGTCTTGACGCGCTGCACGCCGGGCTGTGGATGCTGCCGATGGCTGTGCCCACGTTCCTTTGCGCGCCGGTCTCGGGGCGGCTGGTCGGTAGTCACGGGCCCCGAATATCCCTGTTGATCGCGGGGACGGCGATGACGGCGAGTGCGGTGATGTTCGCGGGGTTCGAGGCGGAGACGTCGGGGGTCTCGCGGTTCATCGGGTACGCGCTGTTCGGGATCGGGTTCGGGTTTGTGAACGCGCCGATCACGAACACCGCGGTGTCGGGGATGCCTCGGGCTCAGGCCGGGGTTGCGGCGGCGGTTGCTTCCACGAGTCGGCAGTTGGGGCAGACGCTGGGGGTTGCCGTGGTGGGGGCGGTGTTGGCTTCCGGGGTGTCTGCGTCGTCGTACAAGGAGACGTTTGTTTCTGCTGCTCGGCCCGGGTGGTGGATCTTGGTGGTGTGCGGGTTGGCTGTGCTGGTGCTCGGGGCGGTTACGAGTGGGGCTTGGGCTCGGCGGACTGCTGAGCGTACGGCTGAGAAGTTGGCGTCTGTTGAAGTGCGCGAAGCGGCGGGGATCAACGCTTAGTTTTGCGGGTGCGGGTGCGTCGTGGCTGGTCGCGCAGTTCCCCGCGCCCCTGGGTGACTTACCTTGCCTGTGCTAGTGCGTGCAGCCTCTCCAGGCGGGCTCGTGACTCGTCGTCCGCGGGAGCGTACGTCACCATCCTCGGGCCCCTCGCCGGGCCCAGCCACAAGTCGGTGTGGTCGACCGTGATGCGGCCCACGTGGGTGTTGCGGAACTCCTTGCGGCGGGGGCTGGCGCCCATGACCTCGTGGCGGTCCCAGACCTCGCGGAACTCGGGGGACGTGCGCAGGCGCTTGAGGAGGGTCTTCCAGGTGGGGTCGGCGAGGTGGTCGGCCATCGAGCCGCGGAAGCGGGCGGCCATGAGGCGCTGGGTCTTCTCCAGGTGCACGATCGACGACCGCCACTCCTCGTGCGTGTAGGAGAGGATCATGCAGTTGCGGTCCTCGGGCGGCACCGCGTCCAGGTCGCAGAGCAGCATCCCGTAGGTGCGGTTGTAGGCGAGGATGTCGTACCTGCTGTTCTGGAGGCAGGCCGGGATCGGGTCCAGCTGGTCCAGCATCATCTTCAGGGCGGGCGTGACGACCGCGCAGGTCGTGGCCGGCCGCGGGTCGATCGCACCGGCCAGCTGGAAGAGGTGGGTGCGTTCGCTGCTGTCCAGGAACAGGGTGCGGGCCAGCGCGTCCAGGACCTGTACCGAGACCTGGATGTCCCTCGCCTGTTCGAGCCACGTGTACCAGGTGACCCCGACCGCGGCGAGCTGCGCGACCTCCTCGCGGCGCAGGCCCGGTGTACGGCGCCGGGTGCCGCGCGGCAGGCCGACCTGCTCGGGGGTGATGTGCTCGCGGCGGTGGCGCAGGAACGCGGCGAGTTCATGGCGCCGGACCGTCGACGCGGTCTGCGGCGCAGGTGTCGTGCGCTCGGTCACCGTCTCCTGTGCCATGGTCGTCATCGCTCCAGTCTGCCGCTGTACGGAGCCTGTTTCCAGGTAGTCCTGCTACCAGGATAAGGACACTCTGGTACCAGTCTCCCGGGAGGCGCACGCTCGTCAACGTGACCGAAACCATCGCTTCCCGCACCGTGAAATCCCCGGCGGCGGCACCCGTGCTCAGCGGCCTCGGACTGTTCACGGTGCTGCTGGCCGCGGCGCTGCCCCTCATCGACTTCTTCATCGTGAACGTGGCCCTGCCGACCATCGGCAAGGACCTCTCGGCGAGCGAGGCCGTCCTCGAACTCGTCGTCGCCGGCTACGGAGTCTCGTACGCCGTGCTGCTCGTCCTCGGCGGCCGGCTCGGCGACCTGTTCGGGCGCCGGCGGCTGTTCCTGGGCGGGATGGCCGCCTTCGGTGTGACCTCGCTGGCGTGCGGGCTCGCGCCCACCGCCTGGACACTGGTCGTGGCGCGGATCGCGCAGGGCGCGGCGTCCGCGGCGATGCTCCCGCAGGTCCTCGCCACCATCCAGGCCGCCACGCAGGGCCCGCGCCGTGCCAAGGCGATGGGCCTGTACGGCGCGACCGCCGGGCTCGCCATGGTCGCGGGCCAGATCCTCGGCGGGGTCCTGGTGGCCGCCGACATCGCCGGTACCGGCTGGCGCGCGGTGTTCCTGGTGAACGTGCCGGTCGTCGTCATCGGACTGGTCCTGGCCGCCAAGGTCGTACCGGAGACGCGTTCGCAGCACCCCGAGCCGGTGGACGTCCCCGGCACCTTCCTGCTCGGCGCGTCCCTGCTGGCGCTGCTCGTGCCGCTGACCGAGGGCCGGGCGGCGGGCTGGCCGCTGTGGACGTGGCTGTCGCTGGCCGCGTTCCCGGGGCTCGCGACGGCGTTCTACGCGGTGGAGCGCAGGGCCGACCGGCAGGGGCTCACGCCGCTGGTGCCGCCGAGTCTGCTGGCGCTGACCTCGCTGCGGCGCGGGCTGGTGATGATCGTGCCGTTCGCGATCGGGTTCAGCGGGTTCATGTTCGTGATCGCGGTGGCGTTGCAGAGCGGCGCGGGTCTCGGCCCGGTCGCGGCGGGCCTCGCGCTCGTCCCGCTGGCGGTGACGTTCTTCCTCGCCTCGCTCGCCGGGCCGCGGCTGGTGAACCGGTACGGCACGCGGGTCGTGACGGCGGGGTCGGTCATCCAGGCGGTGGGGCTCGGCCTGATCGTGTTGGCCGTGTCGCGTTCGTGGCCGCATCTCGGCTTTGTCGAACTGCTCCCCGGCGCGGCCGTCGCCGGAGCCGGTCAGGCGCTCCAACTCCCCATCATCTTCCGGATCATCCTGTCCGAGGTGCCGACCGCCCGTGCCGGTGTGGGCGCCGGCGTCATGGTCACCACCCAGCAGTCCGCACTGGCCCTGGGCGTGGCCACCCTCGGCACCCTCTTCCTCTCCCTGGTCCCGGGGATGGGCATGCAACACGCCCTGGCGATAACGCTGTTGGCGCAGCTGGCCGGGGTCGTGCTGACCGGCCTGCTCAGCCTGCGGCTGCCGCGCGCCATCGGCTGACATACCGGACGTCACGCCAGTCGTCACTCCGGATGTCATGTTCACAGCTTGGACAACTCGACGTGAATTGAGCCCTGTTGATGTTGGTCTTGCTGCACACTCCTTGCCGGAGACTCCTGAACGGAGGCGAGGCGCATGTTGCAGATCAACACGAGCAAAGTGAGCCGCTGGGACCAGCACGGGCGGGAACATGTCGTCCGCGTGCAGCGCAAGGGCGCGCAGCGCACGATCGTGTGCGACACCTGCGGCTGGAAGAAGAACGCGCAGTTCCTGCCCTGGCTGAAGGCGGAGGAGCATCTGGCGGAGGAGCACCAGGCGACGAAGGACCCGTCCGCCGACTGACGACCGGGGAGCGATGAGTTCGGGAGGCGGGGAGAGTCGTATCCGATACGACTCCCCGGACCGGAAGGCCGACCGATGAGCTCTCTCCACGACACCCTGCGGCGACGCGTCGACGACGGCACCGTGCCGGGAGCGGTGGGCCTGGTGGCCCGCGGCGACGACGTCGAGGTGGTCGCCGTCGGCTCCGTCGACGTCGAAGGCACCGCCCCGATGGCCCGCGACGCGATCTTCCGGATCGCCTCGGTCAGCAAGCCGGTCACGGCGGCGGCGGTGCTGGCGCTGGTGGAGGACGGGCGGCTCGCGCTGGACGCCCCGGTGGCGGAGTGGCTGCCGGAGCTGGCCAAGCCGACGGTGGTCCGCACGCCCTCCTCTCCGGTCGAGGACGTC
The nucleotide sequence above comes from Streptomyces sp. N50. Encoded proteins:
- a CDS encoding MFS transporter, whose translation is MTETIASRTVKSPAAAPVLSGLGLFTVLLAAALPLIDFFIVNVALPTIGKDLSASEAVLELVVAGYGVSYAVLLVLGGRLGDLFGRRRLFLGGMAAFGVTSLACGLAPTAWTLVVARIAQGAASAAMLPQVLATIQAATQGPRRAKAMGLYGATAGLAMVAGQILGGVLVAADIAGTGWRAVFLVNVPVVVIGLVLAAKVVPETRSQHPEPVDVPGTFLLGASLLALLVPLTEGRAAGWPLWTWLSLAAFPGLATAFYAVERRADRQGLTPLVPPSLLALTSLRRGLVMIVPFAIGFSGFMFVIAVALQSGAGLGPVAAGLALVPLAVTFFLASLAGPRLVNRYGTRVVTAGSVIQAVGLGLIVLAVSRSWPHLGFVELLPGAAVAGAGQALQLPIIFRIILSEVPTARAGVGAGVMVTTQQSALALGVATLGTLFLSLVPGMGMQHALAITLLAQLAGVVLTGLLSLRLPRAIG
- a CDS encoding helix-turn-helix transcriptional regulator, with translation MTTMAQETVTERTTPAPQTASTVRRHELAAFLRHRREHITPEQVGLPRGTRRRTPGLRREEVAQLAAVGVTWYTWLEQARDIQVSVQVLDALARTLFLDSSERTHLFQLAGAIDPRPATTCAVVTPALKMMLDQLDPIPACLQNSRYDILAYNRTYGMLLCDLDAVPPEDRNCMILSYTHEEWRSSIVHLEKTQRLMAARFRGSMADHLADPTWKTLLKRLRTSPEFREVWDRHEVMGASPRRKEFRNTHVGRITVDHTDLWLGPARGPRMVTYAPADDESRARLERLHALAQAR
- a CDS encoding MFS transporter; protein product: MPELSHRRRQLVLAICCMSLLIVSLDVTILNVALPAMQTDLHASTSGLQWTIDAYTLVLASLLMLAGSTADRIGRKRVFITGLVVFSLGSLLCSLAPNLDALIWFRMIQAVGGSMLNPVAMSIITNTFTEPRERARAIGVWGAVVGISMAAGPLIGGLLVDSVGWRSIFWINLPVGLAALLLTLKFIPESRAPKARRADPVGQLLVIALFGSLTYAIIEAPSSGFTSILPFAVLALAALVALLWYEPRRDEPLIDLRFFRSAPFSGATVIAISAFSALGGFLFLSTLYLQNVVGLDALHAGLWMLPMAVPTFLCAPVSGRLVGSHGPRISLLIAGTAMTASAVMFAGFEAETSGVSRFIGYALFGIGFGFVNAPITNTAVSGMPRAQAGVAAAVASTSRQLGQTLGVAVVGAVLASGVSASSYKETFVSAARPGWWILVVCGLAVLVLGAVTSGAWARRTAERTAEKLASVEVREAAGINA
- the dusB gene encoding tRNA dihydrouridine synthase DusB, yielding MSTPVSLSAAPSASPSASPAVPPLQVGPHTVSPPVVLAPMAGITNAPFRTLCREFSGGKGLFVSEMITTRALVERNDKTMQLIRFDETEKPRSIQLYGVDPATVGKAVRMIAEEGLADHIDLNFGCPVPKVTRKGGGSALPYKRNLLRAILKEAVSGAGDLPVTMKMRKGIDDDHITFLDAGRIAVEEGVTSIALHGRTAAQHYGGTADWDAIARLKEHVPEIPVLGNGDIWSAQDALRMVRETGCDGVVVGRGCLGRPWLFADLVAAFEGRQQARAGGADGCSLEPSLREVADVMVRHATLLGEWIGDEARGVIDFRKHVAWYLKGFAVGSEMRKRLAITSSLEELRSGLDELDLDQPWPVGADGPRGRTSGNNRVVLPDGWLKDPYDCAGISEDAELDTSGG